From the genome of Gryllotalpicola protaetiae:
GCGCGCGGCTCTCGAAGCGCGCGGGCAACATCATCGAGATGGACGACCTGATCGAATGGTTGGGGGCGGATGCATTGCGGTACTCCCTCGCCCGCTACCCGGCCGACTCGCCGCTGGCCCTCGACCCGGAGCAGCTGCGCAGCCGCACCAATGACAACCCGGTGTTCTACGTCCAATATGCCCACGCGCGTATCTGCTCGGTGACCCGCAACGCGCAGGCTGCCGGGGTCGAAACGAGCGTGTTCGCGCCCGAGCTGCTGACGCACGAGACCGAGTCGGCGCTGCTCGGCGCCCTGCAGGAGTTCCCGCGCGTCATCGCGCACGCCGCCGAGCTGCGCGAGCCGCACCGCGTCGCCCGCTACCTGGAAGAGGTTGCCGGGCTGTACCACCGCTGGTACGACACCTGTCGCGTCATCCCGCAGGGCGAGGAGCCCGTCGAGGACGTGCATCGCACGCGACTGACCCTGAACCTCGCCGTTGGCCAGACGATCCGCAACGGGCTCGAGCTGCTCGGCGTCTCCGCTCCGGAGAAGATGTAGCGCCAGCTGGGGTCTGCAATGAACAGAGCGCGTCGTCTCGCCTGGCTCGTCGTCGTCCTCCTCGCGGTGGTGGCGCTCGCCTTCGGCGCCGACGCGGCGCTGCGGTCATATGCCCAGAGCCGCATGGAATCCGAGATCGCGAAGGCGCTGCCCGCCGGCGTGACCGCGCCGGGGTTGAAAGTCCACGTGCGCGGCTTCTCGTTCCTCGCGCAGTACCTCGAGGGCCGCTTCGACCAGGTCCAGGTCGACGCCCCGGCGATCACGACAGACCGCGGCTCGGTGTCGGCGACGCTCGAGGCGAACGATGTGACCATCGACCGCTCGTTCCAGGTGGCTCCGGTGCTCGGCTCGATGCACGGCACACTGCACGTCTCTGAGGCCGCGGTGAACGGCCTGGTCGCGCTGCCCGACCCGACGGCGTCGATCCAGCTGAGCGCGAAGACCGTCACCTATCTCGCCACCGCACAGGTGCTCGGCCTGCCGCTCAGCTATTCAGCGGCGGTGCGGCCCGTGGCCGACGGCGGGGTGATCCGCCTCTACCCGGAATCCGTCAACGTCACCTCGGGGCCTGTGCACTTCGACGTCAAGTCGTTGCTCGGCGGCCTCTTTGACGGCAAGCCGGTGAACCTCTGCGTCGCGCCCTACCTGCCGGCCGGCCTCAACATCGGCGACATCACGATCGCGCGCAGCAAGGCGGCGATCAGCTTCGACGCCCAGCACTTCTCGCTCGACCCGAAGACCTTCAACACCCACGGCACCTGCCCCGCCTCGTAGTCGCCGCGCCTGCTGCCCTGCGCCCCCGCCGCGCCTGCCCGCAGTGTCCGCGCGCCGTCGAGACGCGCTGAAATGGGCTTTCGGTCGCCCAGAGCCCCGTTTGCGCGCGTTTCGATGAGAGCGCCAGCAGGCCTCGACTTGCCGTGCGGGACAAGCAGCGCTGCGTCGGTCTTGCACAGCACAGGCGGGCTCGAGCACTCGTCGTCCCCGAATACGGGCTTCGGCCCGGCGACCGCGTGCGGCTCCTCGCCAAACTTCCGGCATGCGCCGACCCAGCCCGCTGCCAGAGTCTCTCTCGATTGCTCCATTCACCGTGACCCAGGCCGACGCGGCCGGGCTCACCCGCGACAGACTCAGAGCATCAGATCTTGCGAACCCGTTCCGTGGCGTGCGTCTTCCCCTCGCACTGCTCGAAGAGGCCGACGACGACGAGCGGTTCGCGCTCCTGTGCGACGCATATCAAGTGCGGATGCCGCGCGGGTGGTTCTTCAGCGGGCCGACTGCCGCCCGCATCACTGGGGTCCCGCTGCCGGCGCGGCTCGAGCGCCTCGAAGTGCACGTGACGGCGCCGACGAGATCGACGCCACGTGGGCCCTTGGTGGTGGGCCACACCGCACAGCTTGCCGAGACGACGTGGATGAACGGTCGGCGCGTACGCGTCCTGGCAGAGGTGTGGTGCGAACTGGCATCCGTCATGGATGTGGACGAACTGATCGCGGCCGGCGATCGGATGCTGTCTGAGAAACCCTTCCTGCTCACGACCTTGCGTCACCTCGAGCACGCGGTTGCAGTGCACGGCCCCGGCCGTGGAGCCCGCAAGCTGCGCGAGGCGCTTCCTCAGCTGAGAGAGAACGTGTGGTCGCCGCGCGAGAGCTGGGTGCGACTCGTGATTCTGCGGGCCGGCCTGCCCGAGCCCGAGCGGAATCTGCGCATCCTCGGCTCGGATGGGAAGCTCATCGCGATCGGCGATCTGGTCTACCGCCGCTTCAAGGTGGTCATCGAATACGAGGGTGAGCGCTGGCACAAGGATCGCTGGTCGGGGCTCGACGTCGATCGATACAACAGACTCGTGCTCGCGGGCTGGACCGTGATCAGGGTGCGCAAGCACCACACGGCCGCCGATGTCGCGCGCATGACCCGCGAAGCTCTGATGCTGCGGGGATGGCGTGGCTGAAGGATGACCCCACCGAAGCGCGCGATTCAGGGTGAATGTCCGCGCAGAACCTCGTAGCGGCGCGTCTCGATGTGCGCATCCACCCGTGCCTCCCGCCGTCATGAGTTCTCCGGCGCTCAGGGGCGCCCGGTAAACTTGACCGGAATCCCCATCTGAACCAGAGGACACCCGTGGTCACCAACCCCCTGGCGCCGAGCTGGCTGACCGTTCCCGATGACGCGAACGCGCTGCCCGCCGCGATCTGGCCGGCGAGCGCCCGCCGCGAGGAAGACGGCGTCGTCAGCATCGGGGGAGTGCGTGTCACCGACCTGAAGGCGCAGTTCGGCACGCCGCTCTATGTCATCGACGAGGCGGATGCCCGGGCGCGCGCCGCTCGCACGCTGGCCGCCTTCACCTCTGCCGCGGCGGCGGCGGGCACCACGGTCACGATCTACTACGCGGGCAAGGCGTTCCTCTCCACCGAGGTCGCGCGCTGGGTGGCCGAGACGGGCCTCAACATCGACACGTGCAGCGCGGGCGAGCTCGCCGTCGCGCTGGCAGCGGGCGTCGACCCGGCGCGGCTCGGGCTGCACGGCAACAACAAGTCCCTCGCCGAGATCGACCGCGCCACCGCCGTGGGTCTCGGCACGATCGTCATCGACTCAGAGCAAGAGGTCGAGCGCGTCGCCGACGCGGCGGCCCGCCACGGCCGCCGCCAGCGTGTGCGCCTGCGCGTCAACTCGGGCGTGCACGCGCACACCCATGAGTTCCTCGCGACCGCCCACGAAGACCAGAAGTTCGGCCTGCCGCTCGACCAGGTCGAGCGCGTCGTGGCGGGCATCCGCTCGCATGAATCCCTCGACTTCGTCGGCCTGCACTGCCATATCGGCTCGCAGATCTTCGGGTCTGACGGCTTCGCCGAATCCGCCAGCCGCTTGCTCGCGGTGCATGCACGGCTGCTCGACGGCGGCCCCATGCCCGAGTTGAACCTGGGCGGCGGCTTCGGCATCGCCTACACGACCGCCGACGATCCGACGCCGATCGACGAGCTCGCCGCGCACATCGTCGGCACCGTCGCCGCGACCTGCGCCGAGCTCGGCATCCCGGTGCCGCACCTCGCCTTCGAACCGGGCCGGTCGATCATCGGCACGCCCGGTGTCACGCTCTACGAGCTCGGCACGACCAAGCCGGTCGAGGTCGCCGCCGGCAGCGGCACGGCCATGCGGCTGTACGCGAGCGTCGACGGCGGCATGAGCGACAACGCGCGGCACGCGCTCTACCAGGCCGACTACAGCGTGCGGCTGATGAGCAGGCGATCGGATGCTTCGCCCGTGCTCGTCCGCATCGCGGGCAAGCACTGCGAATCCGGTGACATCGTCGTCGACGCCGACTACCTGCCCGGCGACATTGTGCCGGGCGATTTGCTCGCGGTGCCCGCGACCGGCGCGTACTGCTTCTCGCTGTCGAGCCGCTACAACTACCTTCCACGCCCGGCCGTCGTGGCCGTGCGCGACGGCGTCGCCCGCGTGATCGTGCGCGGCGAGACCGAGGAAGACCTTCTCTCACACGACACGGGAGTCATCCGTTGATCGAATACAGGACTTTGAAGATCGCGCTGCTCGGCGGCGGCACGGTCGGCTCGCAGGTTGCGCGCCTGCTGCTCGAGAACGGCGCAGAGCTGTCGAGCCGCAGCGGCGCGCGCATCGAGCTCGCCGGCATCGCCGTGCGCGACCTCGACAAGCCGCGCGACGCGGCGCTGCCGCGCGAGCTGTTCACGACCGACGCCGAGCAGCTGATCCTCGGCGCCGACATCGTCGTCGAGCTGATGGGTGGCATCGAGCCGGCGCGCGAGCTGATCGTCAAGGCGCTGAACTCCGGCGCCGACGTCGTGACGGGCAACAAGCAGCTGCTCGCAGTGCACGGTCCCGAGCTGTTCGACCTGGCCGGCCAGGTCGGCGCCCAGCTGTACTACGAGGCGGCGGTCGGCGGGGCGATCCCGATCATCCGGCCGCTGCGCGACAGCCTCGCGGGCGACTCGGTGACCCGCATCCTCGGCATCGTGAACGGCACCACGAACTTCGTGCTCGACCGCATGGATGTCGACGGAGACGAACTGGGCGAGGCGCTCGCCGTCGCGACCGAGCTCGGCTATGCGGAAGCCGACCCGACCGCCGACATCGGCGGCTACGACGCGGCCGCCAAGGCGGCGCTGCTCGCGGGCCTCGCGTTCCACACCAACGTGCCGCTCGAGTCCGTCTACCGCGAGGGCATCGAGGACATCACGAAGGAGCAGGTCGACCTCGCCCGCGAGATGGGCTACGTCGTCAAGCTGCTCGCGATCTGCGAGCGCATCGCCGACCCGGCCACCGGTGAGGCGGCGGTGTCGGCGCGTGTCCATCCGGCGCTGGTGCCGCGCAGGCATCCGCTCGCTGCCGTCCATGGCGCGCACAATGCCGTGTTCGTGCAGGCGGAGGCCGCGGGCGACCTGATGTTCTACGGCGCGGGCGCCGGCGGCGTGCAGACCGCCTCGGCCGTGCTCGGCGACGTCGTCTCGGCGGCGCGGCGCCACGTGGCGGGCGGCCCGGGGGTCGCGGAATCCACCCACGCCGACCTGCCCGTGCTGCCCGTGTCGGCCGCCGTCACGCGCTACCACGTGACTCTGCACGTCGCCGACCAGCCGGGTGTGCTCGCCGAGATCGCGCGCCTGTTCGCCGAGAACGGCGCGTCGATCGAGACCGTCGTGCAGTCGGTCGCCGGTCCCGCCGGCGCG
Proteins encoded in this window:
- a CDS encoding LmeA family phospholipid-binding protein; translation: MNRARRLAWLVVVLLAVVALAFGADAALRSYAQSRMESEIAKALPAGVTAPGLKVHVRGFSFLAQYLEGRFDQVQVDAPAITTDRGSVSATLEANDVTIDRSFQVAPVLGSMHGTLHVSEAAVNGLVALPDPTASIQLSAKTVTYLATAQVLGLPLSYSAAVRPVADGGVIRLYPESVNVTSGPVHFDVKSLLGGLFDGKPVNLCVAPYLPAGLNIGDITIARSKAAISFDAQHFSLDPKTFNTHGTCPAS
- the lysA gene encoding diaminopimelate decarboxylase, which codes for MVTNPLAPSWLTVPDDANALPAAIWPASARREEDGVVSIGGVRVTDLKAQFGTPLYVIDEADARARAARTLAAFTSAAAAAGTTVTIYYAGKAFLSTEVARWVAETGLNIDTCSAGELAVALAAGVDPARLGLHGNNKSLAEIDRATAVGLGTIVIDSEQEVERVADAAARHGRRQRVRLRVNSGVHAHTHEFLATAHEDQKFGLPLDQVERVVAGIRSHESLDFVGLHCHIGSQIFGSDGFAESASRLLAVHARLLDGGPMPELNLGGGFGIAYTTADDPTPIDELAAHIVGTVAATCAELGIPVPHLAFEPGRSIIGTPGVTLYELGTTKPVEVAAGSGTAMRLYASVDGGMSDNARHALYQADYSVRLMSRRSDASPVLVRIAGKHCESGDIVVDADYLPGDIVPGDLLAVPATGAYCFSLSSRYNYLPRPAVVAVRDGVARVIVRGETEEDLLSHDTGVIR
- a CDS encoding homoserine dehydrogenase, translating into MIEYRTLKIALLGGGTVGSQVARLLLENGAELSSRSGARIELAGIAVRDLDKPRDAALPRELFTTDAEQLILGADIVVELMGGIEPARELIVKALNSGADVVTGNKQLLAVHGPELFDLAGQVGAQLYYEAAVGGAIPIIRPLRDSLAGDSVTRILGIVNGTTNFVLDRMDVDGDELGEALAVATELGYAEADPTADIGGYDAAAKAALLAGLAFHTNVPLESVYREGIEDITKEQVDLAREMGYVVKLLAICERIADPATGEAAVSARVHPALVPRRHPLAAVHGAHNAVFVQAEAAGDLMFYGAGAGGVQTASAVLGDVVSAARRHVAGGPGVAESTHADLPVLPVSAAVTRYHVTLHVADQPGVLAEIARLFAENGASIETVVQSVAGPAGAADGQSPTATLVIGTHAALEASLAATVEALRASAAVTSIAHVLRIEGA